AACCCGTTATCTATGTTGATGTTCATGCAGAAGGATTAGTGCTAGAAAATAATTGTGATAAAGACCTTGGGAAATCAAAAGTACTAGCAAAGCTAGATGAAGAAGTAGAGGAAGAAATAAAGAAAGAAATTCTTTTAACAGTCGAAAAAGCTCAAAAACAAAAAAGTGATATTTTTAATTTTGGTGAACAAATTAATATTGCAAATAAACACGTTTGGAAAAATATAGAACCCTCATGGCAAAAGGAAATTTTTCCGCAGACAGAAGTCCATGTAAATGTGCAAGCTATTATTCGTCGAACAGGTCTGATTACGAGGTCTTAATAGGAGTAAGTGCGAAATGGCAAAGAAGGGAGTGATAGGAATGGAGAGGGCAAAAATAAGTGTTATTCAGCTATTTTCCCTTATGTTTATCTTTAATATGGGAACAGCGGTAGTAATCAGTTATGGTGCTACGGCTGGAAAAGATGCATGGTTGGCTATTCTTCTAGCCATATGTGGAGGAGTAGCTATATTTTTCATTCACTATTATCCCTTTCGGCAATATCCTCATTTGTTATTCACTGAATATATGAGGAAGATATTTGGTAAATATTTAGGTTGGATACTTGCCTTAATATACTGCCTCTTTTTTCTATATATTTGTGGAAGAAATGTACGTGAATTTGGAGACTTAATTATTTCATCCACTTTGGCAGAAACGCCGTTACTGGTCATTAATCTTACGTTTATCCTTGTTATTTGTTATGTCATTCATTTAGGAGTAGAAGTGTTAGGAAGAACAGCAGAAGTATTTATTGTCATACTGATAGTGCTCGGAGCATTAGGGAACTTCTTCTTGCTTGTATCAGGAGATGTAGATTTCGAGCGAATACGGCCTGTACTTGAACATGGCTGGAAGCCGATTTTGAGTAC
This sequence is a window from Priestia filamentosa. Protein-coding genes within it:
- a CDS encoding GerAB/ArcD/ProY family transporter, whose amino-acid sequence is MAKKGVIGMERAKISVIQLFSLMFIFNMGTAVVISYGATAGKDAWLAILLAICGGVAIFFIHYYPFRQYPHLLFTEYMRKIFGKYLGWILALIYCLFFLYICGRNVREFGDLIISSTLAETPLLVINLTFILVICYVIHLGVEVLGRTAEVFIVILIVLGALGNFFLLVSGDVDFERIRPVLEHGWKPILSTTFPTLITFPFGEMLVFTMLLPYLNRPKLVKRVWLSAVISSSLILSWTVMLNICVLGLESMKRSTFPLLTAVGKINLLEFIERMDAIVVFTLLITVFFKASVYLYGGVIGIANLFKVENYNHILLPIGTVVIFLSLVMSSSFSEQTEEGVINQYVVLILFIMIPFMMVVVLMVRQYIKRKRH